The Rhodothermus sp. genome includes a window with the following:
- a CDS encoding AMP-binding protein: MMQTGSAFYSTTETFPFNQPVVWEPRPEWIAASNLQRFMNRHGIGSLDELLARSVDDPEWFWPAVLEDLDIRFYRPYTHILDLSEGPAFPRWCVGGQLNIVHNLLDKWQQTDVANRTALRWEGEEGTRRTLTYAGLYTEVCRCARALQTLGFQKGDVAALFMPMTPELVIAFLAVIKLGGIVLPLFSGYGPEAVRTRIQDAEARLLFTADGFYRRGRPVYLKPVADEALADCPSVQHVIVYRRMEADGTPVPMQPGRDHWWHELVWPQPAEAETVHTDAEDVLMVIYTSGTTGRPKGAVHTHCGFPVKAAQDMYQCMDLKPGETMYWVTDMGWMMGPWLVFGTLLIGATMVLYDGAPDYPDVDRLWALVEQHRVTHLGISPTLIRALRPHGPAPIRRHNLSTLRAVGSTGSPWDPESWRWCFEQVLNREKPILNYSGGTEISGGILCGNFFRPLKPCAFSGPVPGMAADVVDEQGRPVREAVGELVIRKPWIGMTRGFWRDRQRYLDTYWRRIEGLWVHGDFAAVDRDGLWYILGRSDDTIKVAGKRLGPAEVEAILNAHEAVAESAAIGVPHEVKGEAVVAFVVLKPGMEPSETLRQELIDRVVAALGKPLKPREIRFVTALPKTRNAKIMRRVIRATYLGQDPGDLSSLEDPAAVEAIRKAI, translated from the coding sequence ATGATGCAGACCGGAAGCGCTTTTTATTCGACTACTGAAACGTTTCCTTTTAATCAGCCCGTAGTCTGGGAGCCACGGCCAGAGTGGATCGCGGCCAGCAACCTGCAGCGGTTCATGAATCGCCACGGCATTGGCTCGCTGGACGAGCTGCTGGCACGCTCGGTCGACGACCCGGAGTGGTTCTGGCCGGCCGTACTGGAAGACCTGGACATTCGATTCTATCGCCCTTACACGCATATCCTGGATCTGAGCGAGGGACCGGCCTTTCCCCGCTGGTGTGTCGGCGGCCAGCTCAACATCGTGCACAATCTGCTGGACAAATGGCAGCAGACAGACGTAGCCAACCGTACTGCACTACGCTGGGAGGGTGAAGAAGGAACGCGACGCACGCTGACCTATGCAGGCCTGTACACCGAAGTATGTCGCTGCGCGCGGGCGCTGCAGACGCTGGGCTTTCAGAAAGGCGACGTTGCTGCCCTCTTCATGCCCATGACGCCGGAGCTGGTGATCGCCTTTCTGGCGGTCATCAAACTGGGTGGTATCGTTCTGCCACTTTTCAGTGGCTACGGACCCGAGGCCGTCCGCACCCGGATCCAGGACGCGGAAGCCCGTCTGCTGTTCACAGCCGATGGCTTTTACCGGCGTGGCCGTCCTGTCTATCTGAAGCCGGTGGCCGACGAGGCGCTGGCTGATTGTCCGAGCGTGCAGCACGTGATCGTCTACCGCCGGATGGAAGCCGACGGTACCCCGGTACCCATGCAGCCGGGACGCGACCACTGGTGGCATGAGCTCGTCTGGCCCCAGCCGGCCGAAGCTGAAACGGTGCACACCGACGCTGAAGACGTGCTTATGGTGATCTACACGAGCGGGACCACGGGCCGTCCCAAAGGAGCCGTCCATACCCATTGCGGCTTTCCCGTCAAAGCTGCGCAGGACATGTACCAGTGCATGGACCTCAAGCCCGGCGAAACCATGTACTGGGTCACCGACATGGGCTGGATGATGGGCCCCTGGCTGGTCTTCGGCACGCTGCTCATTGGCGCCACCATGGTACTCTATGACGGCGCGCCCGACTATCCGGACGTCGACCGTCTCTGGGCCCTGGTCGAACAGCACCGGGTGACTCATCTGGGCATCTCCCCCACGCTGATCCGGGCTTTACGGCCGCATGGTCCAGCGCCCATCCGCCGTCACAATCTATCAACCCTGCGAGCCGTTGGTTCGACCGGCAGCCCCTGGGATCCGGAATCCTGGCGTTGGTGCTTCGAACAGGTGCTCAACCGCGAAAAACCCATCCTCAACTACTCCGGCGGCACGGAAATCTCTGGCGGCATTCTCTGTGGGAATTTCTTCCGACCACTCAAGCCATGCGCTTTTTCGGGACCGGTACCGGGCATGGCCGCCGACGTCGTGGATGAACAGGGACGTCCCGTACGCGAAGCCGTTGGCGAACTGGTTATCCGCAAGCCCTGGATTGGCATGACGCGCGGCTTCTGGCGCGATCGCCAGCGCTACCTCGATACCTACTGGCGACGCATTGAAGGCCTCTGGGTCCATGGTGACTTTGCCGCCGTCGACCGCGATGGCCTCTGGTACATCCTGGGCCGCTCCGACGATACGATCAAAGTGGCGGGCAAACGCCTGGGACCTGCCGAAGTCGAGGCCATCCTGAATGCCCACGAAGCCGTAGCCGAAAGTGCCGCTATCGGCGTCCCACACGAGGTCAAAGGCGAAGCGGTGGTTGCTTTCGTCGTGCTCAAACCCGGCATGGAGCCCTCCGAAACACTCCGACAGGAGCTCATCGACCGCGTGGTCGCCGCGCTGGGTAAACCCCTGAAACCCCGTGAGATTCGATTCGTGACGGCACTACCCAAAACACGCAATGCCAAGATCATGCGCCGTGTGATCCGGGCAACCTATCTGGGTCAGGATCCGGGCGACCTGAGCAGCCTCGAAGATCCGGCAGCCGTCGAAGCCATCCGGAAGGCTATCTGA
- a CDS encoding DoxX family protein — protein sequence MRTPNELRAWIEAHRLLGYDLIRMYLGIALFVRGWLFVADASRIMAFVEGQKLDWFLPMAAVHYVALAHLAGGLMLAVGLLTRLAALVQVPILFVATFFLHLQEGLLSTSQSLELSALVLFLLVVYSIFGAGPYSLDAHMLTKASAQPLEAQRA from the coding sequence ATGAGGACGCCCAATGAGCTGCGCGCCTGGATCGAAGCACATCGACTACTGGGCTACGATCTGATCCGCATGTACCTAGGTATTGCGCTTTTCGTGCGCGGCTGGCTATTTGTGGCCGACGCTTCCCGCATTATGGCCTTCGTTGAAGGCCAGAAGCTGGACTGGTTTCTACCCATGGCGGCTGTTCACTATGTGGCCCTGGCGCATCTGGCCGGCGGTCTGATGCTGGCTGTCGGCTTACTGACGCGCCTGGCTGCTCTGGTCCAGGTACCCATCCTGTTCGTAGCGACCTTCTTCCTGCATCTGCAGGAAGGGCTGCTGTCCACCAGCCAGTCCCTGGAGCTATCGGCACTGGTGTTGTTTCTTCTGGTTGTGTACAGCATCTTTGGCGCCGGACCGTACTCGCTCGACGCCCACATGCTAACGAAAGCGTCTGCACAACCCCTGGAAGCTCAGCGTGCCTGA
- a CDS encoding electron transfer flavoprotein subunit beta/FixA family protein, with product MNICVCIKQVPDIQAPFRIVEGRLQFDVERHVLNAYDASAVEGALQLVEQHGGTVEVVAIGPASVAETIRKALAMGAARGYHIEADASGWDSATVATVLAAFFRGRSYDAIFTGKQAQDTDAGLTGTMLAELLGLPYVSNAVGLAYEADRLVVTRQGDAGREIIELALPGLVTISNDMNDPRIPSIRGIMQARRKPIERLTLSALGLTPEQLRPRTHVTGYRPMPPRTPGRKLEGEPAEKVRELVRLLREEARVL from the coding sequence ATGAACATCTGCGTTTGCATCAAACAGGTACCGGATATTCAGGCACCTTTTCGCATTGTGGAGGGGCGTCTGCAGTTTGATGTGGAACGTCACGTGCTCAATGCCTATGACGCTTCGGCCGTCGAAGGCGCGCTGCAGCTGGTCGAGCAGCACGGCGGTACGGTCGAGGTCGTTGCCATCGGTCCGGCGTCGGTGGCAGAAACGATTCGCAAGGCGCTGGCCATGGGCGCCGCACGGGGCTACCACATCGAGGCCGACGCCTCCGGCTGGGACTCGGCCACTGTGGCAACGGTCCTGGCTGCCTTTTTTCGGGGACGTAGCTATGATGCTATCTTTACCGGTAAGCAGGCCCAGGATACCGATGCCGGCCTGACCGGTACGATGCTGGCCGAGCTCCTGGGATTGCCTTACGTGAGCAACGCGGTAGGACTGGCCTACGAAGCGGACCGCCTGGTAGTCACCCGCCAGGGGGATGCCGGCCGGGAAATCATCGAGCTGGCACTACCCGGCCTGGTGACCATTTCCAACGACATGAACGATCCCCGCATTCCATCGATTCGAGGCATCATGCAGGCCCGCCGCAAGCCTATCGAGCGGCTCACCCTCTCGGCGCTGGGCCTGACGCCCGAACAGCTTCGGCCCCGCACGCACGTGACCGGCTACCGGCCGATGCCTCCACGAACACCCGGCCGCAAGCTGGAAGGGGAGCCGGCCGAAAAGGTTCGCGAACTGGTTCGTCTCCTTCGTGAAGAAGCCCGTGTGTTGTAG
- a CDS encoding electron transfer flavoprotein subunit alpha/FixB family protein — MSIYLCYIPIQQDRPARVALEALTRTRELARRDGVRLAACVLHPEAERFVEALQPYGIDQLYLVQHPVLSQHLNAPVLAALEAVFHAARPTLMTFPSTESVKDVLGALAARVGAATLPDVAAFETGASVTATRPVMAARVLADTEAAEHPVLVSIRAGSYDARPDETPTEPEIVRVPFTFDTATLRATLREIITGTTGQMDLSEADVIVAAGRGVRDEAGKKLVEALARELGAAIGASRAVIEAGLFPASLQVGQTGKVVSPTLYIAVGISGAIQHVAGMAGSKVIVAINKDPDAPIFNIATYGIVGDLYQILPLLIEEIRRIKAES; from the coding sequence ATGAGTATCTACCTCTGCTATATTCCGATCCAGCAGGACCGCCCGGCACGCGTTGCGCTCGAAGCGCTCACACGCACCCGAGAACTGGCCCGACGCGACGGCGTCCGGCTGGCCGCCTGCGTGCTGCATCCCGAGGCGGAACGCTTTGTCGAAGCCCTGCAGCCTTATGGCATCGATCAGCTTTATCTGGTGCAGCATCCTGTGCTGTCCCAGCACCTGAATGCCCCGGTGCTGGCTGCGCTGGAAGCCGTTTTTCATGCGGCCCGGCCAACGCTGATGACCTTCCCCTCTACCGAATCGGTCAAAGACGTGCTCGGAGCCCTGGCCGCACGCGTCGGCGCTGCGACCTTACCTGACGTAGCCGCCTTCGAGACGGGTGCTTCCGTGACAGCCACGCGCCCTGTCATGGCTGCCCGCGTGCTGGCCGATACCGAGGCTGCCGAACACCCCGTCCTGGTATCGATTCGGGCCGGCTCCTACGACGCACGGCCAGATGAGACGCCCACCGAGCCGGAAATTGTCCGGGTACCTTTCACGTTCGACACCGCCACCCTGCGCGCTACACTGCGTGAGATCATCACCGGTACAACCGGACAGATGGATCTTTCCGAGGCCGACGTGATCGTAGCGGCTGGACGCGGCGTACGCGACGAAGCAGGAAAAAAACTGGTAGAAGCACTCGCTCGGGAACTGGGTGCGGCCATTGGCGCCTCACGAGCGGTTATCGAAGCAGGCCTCTTCCCCGCTTCATTGCAGGTCGGCCAGACCGGTAAGGTGGTCTCCCCCACGCTCTATATCGCTGTCGGCATCTCCGGTGCCATTCAGCACGTGGCGGGCATGGCTGGCAGCAAAGTGATCGTGGCGATCAACAAAGATCCGGATGCCCCGATCTTCAACATCGCTACCTACGGCATTGTGGGCGACCTCTATCAGATCCTGCCCCTGCTCATCGAAGAAATACGCCGAATCAAGGCCGAAAGCTGA
- a CDS encoding FG-GAP-like repeat-containing protein → MPSPGTDAYQETVTAFYTGLAALQAGEDRGARTLLERVTELAPGEPAAWANLGLLALRRNDLEAARRYLNEAARLAPESARIQVLLARMALAEEQLETARAHLEAALQLDPSDLEAAYLLFQLLEAHPSLADTLTPDTLLARMLHRHPDNQALWLERLRRAIIQQDAQTLQETITRLQPLVNTWPEDAQTVWQELLPLTQQPDWAALTTQVRFLRNTLLQHPAFRTDLAALQPPPDVLSPPLFEPLRLTPPRATFALPDTLMTFRTELLVDEAVQAVRVIWKTAEANPSVLLIHARDVQFDDGITLHRPGPLPSFAAPVNTMALLDFDNDFRMDIALLGREGVRLYHQKADGAFTEVPLPMFSVDDFTGLWVADFDLEGDLDLLLGTTSGLFWMRNNGDHTFQLQHAFDIAPHQLTWSDLDSDGDPDLAMLDLNGTLHLWRNERQGLFIPDTTLPPTTSCAITSADLDHNGRLELILWRPNGSLQQLAYHPRTRSWQIFSLPSRTPTLQKPTCRQAHLFTADLDNNGAQDLITTIPTQTWIWLTDAHGHLRPEPLPLTAQTFDAADLNQDGRLDLVAIQPDGIPIRLLNQSDAPYAWTQLHPQAVVVGDQRINSFGIGGVIDIRAGTIYQKQVIQAPVVHFGLGLEERVPLARIIWPNGNVQAEFNLAANQTVQATQRLKGSCPWVFTFNGERMVFVTDFIWGSPLGLRINAQETGDIAQTEDWIKIRGDQLRPRNGVYDVRITAELWETHFFDHVSLLVVDHPENTEIWVDERFAFPPRALRLYTTGPVQPIARAIDHHGRDVTALVQHRDGRYFDSFALGAYQGIAEPHFIELHLGPALPADRPLYLIAYGWLRPTDSSINVAISQGHHPRPRGLRVEVPDSHGSWRVAYPDLGFPAGRLKTIVIDLTDQFPEGGPYRVRLHTNLEIYWDWIGWAEAYPDTLLRTTRLQPEQALLRYRGYSATVQPERSAPEIPIYDTLAATAQRWRDLEGYYTRFGDVRELLARIDDRYVIMNAGDELILHFPALPDPPRGWKRDFVLIGDGWVKDGDYNTTFSRTVRPLPYHGQPSYDTPPGRLWDDPVYRRFPEDWLRFHTRYVAPDRFDQKLALSY, encoded by the coding sequence GTGCCGTCACCTGGCACCGACGCTTATCAGGAGACTGTCACTGCCTTCTATACAGGGCTGGCCGCGCTGCAGGCTGGCGAAGACCGGGGAGCCCGCACGCTGCTTGAACGGGTAACCGAGCTGGCGCCTGGCGAGCCGGCTGCCTGGGCCAACCTGGGTCTGCTGGCCCTGCGCCGCAACGACCTGGAAGCCGCCCGCCGCTACCTGAACGAAGCGGCTCGCCTGGCCCCGGAAAGCGCCCGCATTCAGGTGCTGCTGGCACGAATGGCGCTGGCTGAAGAACAGCTGGAAACGGCCCGCGCCCATTTGGAGGCTGCCTTGCAGCTTGATCCGTCTGATCTGGAAGCTGCTTATCTGCTTTTCCAGCTCCTTGAAGCCCATCCGTCCCTGGCCGACACGCTGACGCCCGATACGCTGCTGGCCCGCATGTTGCACCGCCATCCTGACAACCAGGCGCTCTGGTTGGAACGCCTGCGCCGTGCTATCATCCAGCAGGATGCCCAAACGCTACAGGAAACGATCACCCGTCTGCAACCGCTGGTTAACACCTGGCCAGAAGACGCGCAAACCGTCTGGCAGGAGCTGCTTCCCCTGACGCAACAACCCGACTGGGCCGCCCTGACCACACAGGTACGTTTTCTGCGCAACACCCTGCTCCAACACCCGGCTTTCCGGACCGACCTGGCTGCGCTACAACCACCACCCGACGTGCTCAGTCCACCGCTTTTTGAACCGCTACGCCTTACTCCTCCCCGAGCCACTTTTGCGCTTCCCGATACGCTGATGACCTTTCGAACCGAACTACTGGTGGACGAAGCGGTGCAGGCCGTTCGTGTCATCTGGAAAACCGCTGAAGCCAACCCATCGGTGCTGCTGATACATGCACGCGACGTACAATTTGACGACGGTATCACACTACATCGCCCCGGACCGCTCCCCTCATTCGCCGCCCCTGTCAACACCATGGCCCTGCTTGATTTTGATAACGACTTTCGGATGGACATAGCATTGCTGGGCCGCGAAGGTGTCCGGCTCTACCACCAGAAAGCTGACGGTGCCTTCACCGAAGTCCCTCTGCCCATGTTCTCCGTTGACGATTTCACCGGCCTCTGGGTGGCCGACTTCGATCTGGAAGGCGACCTCGATCTGCTGCTCGGCACAACCTCCGGTCTTTTCTGGATGCGCAATAACGGAGACCACACCTTCCAGCTCCAGCACGCCTTCGACATCGCCCCCCACCAGCTCACCTGGAGCGACCTCGACAGCGATGGCGACCCCGATCTGGCCATGCTGGACCTCAACGGTACCCTGCACCTCTGGCGCAACGAACGCCAGGGGCTTTTCATTCCCGACACCACCCTGCCTCCCACCACAAGCTGCGCCATCACCTCGGCCGACCTTGACCACAACGGCCGCCTCGAACTGATTCTGTGGCGTCCGAACGGCTCCCTCCAGCAACTTGCTTACCACCCACGCACCCGCTCCTGGCAAATATTTTCCCTGCCCTCCCGGACACCTACCCTCCAGAAGCCCACCTGCCGTCAGGCCCACCTTTTTACCGCCGATCTTGATAACAACGGTGCCCAGGACCTGATCACCACAATCCCCACACAGACCTGGATCTGGCTCACTGACGCCCATGGCCACCTGCGCCCTGAGCCATTACCCCTCACCGCACAGACCTTCGATGCCGCCGACCTCAACCAGGATGGCCGTCTGGATCTCGTTGCTATCCAACCGGACGGAATCCCCATTCGTCTGCTCAACCAGAGCGATGCCCCCTACGCATGGACCCAGCTCCACCCACAGGCCGTCGTCGTAGGCGACCAGCGCATCAACAGCTTCGGCATCGGCGGGGTCATCGATATCCGCGCCGGCACAATCTATCAGAAACAGGTTATCCAGGCCCCGGTCGTCCACTTCGGGCTTGGCCTGGAAGAACGCGTACCCCTGGCCCGCATCATCTGGCCTAACGGCAACGTACAGGCCGAATTCAACCTGGCTGCCAATCAGACCGTCCAGGCCACCCAGCGTCTGAAAGGCTCCTGTCCCTGGGTCTTTACCTTCAACGGCGAACGCATGGTCTTCGTAACCGATTTCATCTGGGGCTCACCGCTGGGCCTGCGCATCAATGCGCAGGAAACCGGAGACATTGCTCAGACGGAAGACTGGATCAAAATCCGCGGAGACCAGCTCCGTCCCCGCAACGGCGTCTACGACGTGCGCATTACGGCCGAACTGTGGGAAACGCACTTTTTCGATCACGTCTCGTTGCTGGTGGTCGATCATCCCGAAAACACCGAAATCTGGGTAGATGAGCGGTTCGCGTTTCCTCCACGCGCACTTCGGCTCTACACCACGGGTCCGGTGCAACCCATCGCCCGTGCCATCGACCATCATGGACGTGACGTCACCGCCCTGGTGCAACACCGCGACGGACGCTATTTCGACAGCTTTGCCCTCGGCGCTTACCAGGGTATTGCCGAGCCGCATTTTATCGAGCTACACCTGGGCCCCGCCCTACCGGCCGATCGCCCCCTCTACCTGATCGCCTATGGCTGGCTGCGTCCCACCGACAGCTCCATCAACGTGGCCATCAGTCAGGGCCACCATCCTCGGCCCCGCGGCCTGCGTGTCGAAGTGCCCGACAGCCACGGCAGCTGGCGCGTCGCCTACCCGGACCTGGGTTTCCCGGCTGGACGCCTGAAGACGATCGTGATCGACCTGACCGATCAGTTTCCTGAAGGTGGCCCTTACCGTGTACGACTCCACACCAACCTGGAAATCTACTGGGACTGGATCGGCTGGGCTGAAGCCTATCCGGACACATTGCTCCGCACCACACGCCTGCAACCCGAGCAGGCGCTACTACGCTACCGGGGCTACTCGGCCACCGTACAGCCTGAACGTTCTGCTCCCGAGATCCCGATCTACGACACCCTGGCCGCTACAGCCCAGCGCTGGCGCGACCTGGAAGGCTACTACACACGCTTCGGCGACGTACGCGAACTCCTGGCTCGGATTGATGACCGCTACGTGATCATGAACGCCGGCGATGAGCTTATCCTTCACTTTCCGGCCCTGCCCGATCCACCCCGGGGCTGGAAGCGTGACTTTGTACTGATCGGCGATGGCTGGGTCAAAGACGGCGACTACAACACGACGTTCTCCCGCACCGTGCGCCCGCTTCCCTATCACGGGCAACCCAGCTACGACACCCCACCTGGACGACTCTGGGACGATCCGGTCTACCGTCGTTTTCCTGAAGACTGGCTGCGCTTTCACACACGATACGTTGCCCCCGATCGCTTCGATCAGAAGCTGGCCCTATCGTATTGA
- a CDS encoding NUDIX hydrolase, which translates to MKRWQVLEQAYLLRRWWMNLRVDRVRLPSGEEIEEFHVIEYPDWVCVLCLTEDEQLVMVEQYRHGLGVVSLELPAGGMEPDEDPLEAARRELLEETGYVADRWEPLGRCAPDPSKHTNLAHIFVAREARRVAAPRLEPGEDMEVRLVSPAEALRLADKGQIVHGIHAAALFWAHFRGILPVGHASRAA; encoded by the coding sequence ATGAAGCGCTGGCAAGTGCTGGAACAGGCGTATTTGTTGCGTCGCTGGTGGATGAACCTGCGGGTCGATCGCGTTCGGTTGCCCAGCGGCGAAGAGATTGAGGAGTTTCACGTTATTGAATATCCGGACTGGGTGTGCGTGCTATGTCTGACGGAGGACGAGCAGCTGGTGATGGTAGAGCAATACCGGCATGGGCTGGGTGTGGTCAGCCTGGAGTTACCGGCCGGTGGTATGGAGCCAGACGAAGATCCGCTGGAGGCAGCACGACGTGAGTTGCTGGAAGAAACGGGATACGTGGCAGACCGATGGGAGCCCCTGGGCCGGTGTGCTCCGGATCCCAGTAAACACACAAATCTGGCCCATATCTTTGTGGCACGGGAAGCGCGTCGAGTGGCTGCGCCGCGTCTGGAGCCGGGCGAAGATATGGAGGTGCGCCTGGTGTCCCCGGCCGAAGCACTTCGGTTGGCCGATAAGGGGCAAATCGTGCACGGGATCCATGCTGCCGCCTTATTCTGGGCGCACTTTCGCGGAATCTTGCCCGTGGGACATGCAAGCCGGGCTGCCTGA
- the msrB gene encoding peptide-methionine (R)-S-oxide reductase MsrB, with translation MAVSKVTRSEEEWRRLLTPEQYHVLREHGTEPAFTGKYWNHKAPGIYRCAGCGLPLFSSETKYDSGTGWPSFYAPIDPAHIETSDDYRLGMHRTEVHCAACGGHLGHVFPDGPPPTGLRYCINSAALVFEPADQAR, from the coding sequence ATGGCCGTTTCAAAGGTTACGCGTAGTGAGGAAGAATGGCGGCGGTTGCTGACGCCAGAGCAATATCACGTCTTGCGGGAGCATGGTACCGAGCCGGCTTTCACCGGCAAGTACTGGAATCACAAAGCGCCCGGCATTTACCGGTGTGCTGGATGCGGATTGCCGCTGTTTTCCTCGGAGACCAAGTATGATTCCGGAACCGGTTGGCCAAGCTTTTACGCGCCGATTGATCCGGCGCACATAGAAACATCAGACGACTATCGCCTGGGGATGCATCGCACCGAAGTACACTGCGCAGCTTGTGGGGGCCATCTGGGCCATGTGTTTCCCGACGGTCCGCCGCCCACGGGATTGCGCTATTGCATCAACTCCGCTGCGCTGGTGTTTGAGCCGGCCGATCAGGCACGCTGA
- a CDS encoding 6-bladed beta-propeller, producing the protein MKHWLVFGLGSLWLAACGVEAPPTVPALPRPLETWDLEPVEVLGEESDSLLLGEIGSVGVDCQDQIVIADQQANQVYVFTPSGRLIRKFGATGEGPGEFMRLYKVVVGVNDSLYAWDWQLARVSVFHESSGFVRRLTFTWEGAGAPRWFPFGITPLAATEQGLWVHYVRPYSADEDLNQPHPVLIFRADYQGRIIPDTLLEVEGKAPLVLQANGGILVMDRPFAIETVMQIDKKGRLWWGRTDSLKILRMDPDGKLSVMLHYALAPVPVTQDDRDSVLQRDYARRIIEGTGFQFPPYKPVFTTFALGPDGSIWVRLSPSAGSGQTRWLIFDEQGRLVADTYLPTEVVEIAVGAHIVAGRTHDRVRVLLFRRPEIAV; encoded by the coding sequence ATGAAGCACTGGCTTGTCTTCGGGCTGGGCAGTCTCTGGCTGGCCGCCTGCGGTGTCGAAGCGCCCCCAACCGTCCCTGCGCTTCCCAGGCCTCTGGAGACCTGGGACCTGGAGCCGGTGGAGGTACTGGGGGAAGAATCCGATTCGCTGCTGCTGGGAGAGATCGGCAGTGTGGGCGTCGATTGCCAGGATCAGATCGTAATAGCAGACCAACAGGCCAATCAGGTCTATGTCTTTACGCCATCGGGACGGCTGATCCGGAAGTTTGGCGCCACCGGTGAAGGGCCCGGAGAGTTTATGCGGCTCTACAAGGTAGTGGTGGGTGTCAACGACTCGCTGTACGCCTGGGACTGGCAGCTTGCGCGCGTCAGCGTTTTTCACGAGTCAAGCGGTTTTGTGCGTAGGCTGACCTTCACCTGGGAGGGAGCTGGGGCACCCCGATGGTTTCCTTTTGGCATCACGCCGCTGGCGGCTACGGAGCAAGGACTCTGGGTACACTACGTCCGGCCCTACAGCGCGGACGAAGACCTGAATCAGCCGCATCCCGTCCTCATCTTTCGCGCTGATTATCAGGGGCGCATTATACCGGATACGCTGCTGGAAGTGGAAGGCAAGGCACCCCTGGTACTCCAGGCAAATGGGGGCATACTGGTTATGGATCGACCCTTTGCCATAGAAACGGTGATGCAGATAGATAAAAAGGGGCGGCTCTGGTGGGGGCGTACCGATTCGCTGAAAATCCTGCGCATGGATCCTGACGGCAAACTGTCCGTCATGTTGCATTATGCACTTGCGCCTGTCCCTGTTACGCAGGATGATCGAGATTCGGTGTTGCAGCGTGATTATGCGCGGCGCATTATCGAGGGGACGGGCTTTCAGTTTCCTCCTTACAAGCCGGTGTTCACCACGTTTGCCCTGGGGCCGGATGGGTCCATCTGGGTGCGGCTCAGTCCGTCTGCCGGAAGTGGCCAGACGCGCTGGCTGATCTTCGACGAACAGGGACGCCTGGTAGCCGACACCTATTTGCCCACCGAAGTTGTGGAGATTGCCGTCGGTGCCCATATTGTTGCCGGCCGCACGCACGATCGGGTACGGGTGCTTCTTTTCCGTCGGCCGGAGATAGCCGTCTGA